The Arcobacter roscoffensis genome segment TAATTGGAGTGAAATACCATCAACAAGAAAAAATTCTGATAACAGAATAGTACCTGGTCCAGCATTGCTAAAAACAAATGAGCTAATTGAAGCAAGAGGCACCTTAAACATGATGGATAAATTTAATCCAAAAGATAATGATGTATTTGTAGTCTTTGATATTGTTAATGAAGGTCAATATCAAACTATTCTAAATGTTACAGAATCATATAGCAAAAATAATTTCAGGGTCAATGGATTTGTGCATAAATATTAATTGATAACAAAACATTGGAAAGAAAAACGAGGGTGTACTTGCGGTTTTAAAGTTATAAATTGTAAGTAGAATTTAAAAGTGGTATTGAATAATCAGATGGAATCTTTCCTCGTTTTTCAATTCAACCGTTAGCATAGGAAATAATCAGTGAATATCCCAAATATCCCAACAGACAATCTTTATAAGTTTTTAAGTATATCTAGCATGTTAATTACCATTTTTTTCTTTGTTATCCCCTTATACCTTAAACACGAAATAGATATAAAAATAATATATCTTACTGGAGAAATGGATTTAATTGAAAAAAAGATATCTATTACTTCTAATGATCTAGATATACTTGATAAACTAGCTCAAACAGAAGATAAGCAATCATTAAAATATATTGAATTAGAAAAAGAAATCAAAAAAAACAATCTTGTTAATGAGAATAGTTTAAATGAAATTCGTGTTAAATCTACACTTATAGCATATTATAAGAAAAATCTTTTTTATCTTGCTATAATTTCTTTTATTATATTGTTCGTAAGTATTCCAATGACTTTTATTGGGTTTAGGCTATGGTACATAAAGATTCAGAAACCATTAGATACAGAATTGTATACTAACTTAAAGTGCTAAAACCTTGGAAGAAAAACAAGGGTATACTGCGGTTTATTTTAACTTTTTAGAACAAAAAAGCTCAAATGAAAATTTGAAATTATCAAGTGGAATCATACCCTTGTTTTTCAAGTCCAACGTTAGAACTCCTATAAACTCTAAATTTTGGAAGAAAATCAGAAAATCTTACTTATCGGCTTTATAAGCTTTATGTAGAGATATAATTTGTTCCAAAAAGTATTCAAGAAGTAGAATTTATAGATTCTCTAAAATCAGACCTTTTGAACAATAAAAATCACTTTTTATAAACTGCAAAAAAGTGAGGAACACTTGGTACTTGCTCATCATCATAAGCTAAAAAACTTTGCTCTTTTAGATTTTGTACTGTTATGAACTCATCTATTTCTGATTTACTTAAAGGTTTTGGTATTTCATCTTCTTTTTCATGCTCATCTCTACTTCTACATGAAACTAAAATATATCCATCTTTTGAAAGAAGGGAAGTCATAGAAGTTCTTGCTTTTTTTCTGTATTCATCTGGTAAAACTTGAATCGTATTACACTCATAAACTACATCAAAACTCTCAAACCACTCTTTTGGATAGTCAAACAAATCAGCTACTATAAACTGCACTTTTGTATCAGGGTATCTGTTTTTACAAAGCTCTATAGCCTTTGGTGAAATATCAAAAGCTATAACTTCAAAACCAAACTCACTTAAAGCCTGTGCATCATCACCAACTCCACAGCCAATAACACAAGCTCTTTTATTCGCTTTGTTTATAGGGTTTTCTTTTAGCCAAGATACAAGATAAGGACTTGGCTCTAAGTCAGCCCAAAACACC includes the following:
- a CDS encoding class I SAM-dependent methyltransferase; this translates as MNDFDFLNKDTFEADKYKDMVKSYYEKDKPTQWFDHIYESAKGDYTKVFWADLEPSPYLVSWLKENPINKANKRACVIGCGVGDDAQALSEFGFEVIAFDISPKAIELCKNRYPDTKVQFIVADLFDYPKEWFESFDVVYECNTIQVLPDEYRKKARTSMTSLLSKDGYILVSCRSRDEHEKEDEIPKPLSKSEIDEFITVQNLKEQSFLAYDDEQVPSVPHFFAVYKK